Within the uncultured Fibrobacter sp. genome, the region AAACTTCGGTCGACGATAGTGTGGTGAACTGGCATGCTGGCCGTTACGATATCCAGCGCAGCACCCTGTTGATGCGCCCGTTACATCATTACGCAGGTTGGTTGCGTACGATGTTCAATTATTCCGTGGGTACCGACAATACAATCACGACGTTCAAGGGCGAGATCATGAACTGTACGGTTAGGGATATCGAGTACGATTACGAAAAGGCCGAGGATTTTGTCGGCGAATGGGTGGCGACCAACGATGGCGTGGAATGGACGTTCTCCCTGAATGCCGACGGGACCTCCAAACTGGAAGCCTTCGAAGACGGAGAGAAAGTCGAATACAAGTCGGGGACTTGGGAAATTTACGGCTACTACATGTTGATTAATAACAAGATGTACATGCATCCGGGCAGTACACCGAGCATTTACGGACAGTTGCAGACAGGACCAATTGACCGTAAAACCGGCAAGATCAGCGGTTTCTCGTACATCCATTCCGACCCGGATACGCCGCACATTCCTACCTCGTTCGAGCCGTCAAAATAACAGAAACGACACGAAAATAAAGGCCCGCTAAGCGGGCCTCTTTCGTTTTTTCCTGTTGGACAAAACCATTTTAAAGCTTAATATCGCTCAGGCGGGTGCGTTCCACCTGGTCAAACTCGTCCTGGATTTCCTTGCTCGGAGTTTTGGTGCAAAGGCTCACGATGACGATGGTCGCGAAGGAGAGAACGAAGCCGGGCACGAGTTCGTAAATCTGGAAAATCTCGGCGGAGAATCCGGAGAGGTAGAACTTCCACACGAACGTCGTGATGCCGCCGACGAGCATGCCCGCAATGGCGCCCGGAAGCGTGGTACGCTTCCAGAACAGGGCAAGGAGCATGATCGGGCCGAAGGTCGCACCGAAGCCACCCCAGGCAAAGCTCACAAGGCTCATCACCACGTCGAGGAAGCTCTTGCCCTGTTTAGCGCCTTCGGCGCCGGGCGCCCCCTGCATGGCGACAATCACGGCAATGACGGTAATGAGCACAACCACGCCGCGGCTCACCCACATGACTTCCTTGTTGCTCGCTTTCTTGCGGAACAAATGCTTGTAAAGGTCGTTACTGAATGCAGAAGCAGAAACCAGCAGTTGCGAGTCGGCGGTACTCATGATAGCGGCGAGGATGGCAGCCATGAGGATAGCGGCAACCGCCGGATGACAGAGCGTCTGGCACAGAATCATGAAGATGCGTTCCGGGTCGGTAACAGTAATGCCGTGCGCTTCCACGTAGTAGCGGCCGAGCAACGCAATCATCACGACAGCACCGAGGCAAATCGTCACCCAGGTCATGGCGATGCGGCGGGAATCCTTGATTTCTTCGGCATTCTTGATGCTCATGAAGCGCACCAGGATGTGCGGCATGCCGAAGTAGCCGAGGCCCCACGCGAGGCTAGAAATCAACGCAATCAGGCCGATGGACTTGCCGGTAGTGGCGTTGGTGAACAGGCTCATCAGGTAGGGGTTTTGCGCGTTCACGGCATCCATCGTCGCGGCAAAGCCACCCGAACCGCTCATGATAATCGAAGGAATCGCAATGACAGCGATGAGCATCATGGTCGCCTGGATAAAGTCCGTCCAGCACACGGCGAAGAAGCCGCCCATGAAGGTGTAGCTCACCACGACAACTGCACCGATGATAAGGCCCGTGGTGTAGTTCATGCCGAAGATGGTACCGAACAGCTTCGCGCTAGCCACAAAGCCCGAAACCGTGTAGAACAGGAAGAAAGCGAGAATGAAAATCGAGGCGATGACGCGGATGATTCCCTTGTTGTCACGGAAGCGGTTCGAGAAGAAATCCGGGAGCGTAATGGAATCGCCGCAGAAATGGCTGTACTTGCGGAGCCTGCGGCCCACGATTTTCCAATTGAGGTACGTACCGATTACAAGGCCAATGCCTATCCATGCTTCGGAAAAACCGCTCACGAACACGGCGCCCGGGAGGCCCATCAAAAGCCAGCCGCTCATGTCGGAGGCCTGCGCGGACATCGCGACCACCCACTTGTTCATACCGCGGTTGCCGAGGTAGTAAGCGTTCAGGCTGTTCGCCTTTTTAGAGAAGTAAAAACCGATGCCGAGCATCATCAGCAGGTAAAGGATAAAGACGGTCAATACCATTTGATATTCTCCCTGAAATGTGATATATTCTAAAATAAGATATTTTACGTCACGATTCCCCACGAGAGCGTTATTTTTTCTAAATAAATGAGCCAAGATTGGAACATGCAAGAGATATCCTTCAAAATTATCGCAAAAATCAAAAGCGATTTCGACACCAAGTTCGGGGTACCTAGGCAAAGCGGCCTTGTCCCGGGCCTCAAGTCGTGCATCCGCTTTGAACCGGAATTCCGGAACGCCGACGCCCTGCGTGGGCTAGAAGGATTCAGCCACCTGTGGATTGCATGGATATTCTCCGAAAACATCCGCGAGACCTGGAGCCCGACAGTGCGGCCGCCCAGACTCGGGGGCAACAAGCGCCTCGGCGTTTTCGCGACCCGTTCCAGTTTCCGCCCGAATCCGCTCGCGCTTTCGTGCGTGAAAATCGAAGAAATCCACCTTGACGGGGATGAAGGCCCCGAAATTGTCGTGAGCGGAGCCGACCTCATGGACGGCACGCCCATCGTCGACATCAAGCCCTACATTCCCTACACCGACGCCCGCCCCGAAGCCATCGGCGGTTTTACAGACTCCGTGTTCAAGAACAGGCTGCACGTCAACGCCCCTGCCGAAATTTTGAACAAGCTAGAATTTGAGAAAAGGGACGCTCTCGTCGCCGTACTGGAGCAGGACCCGCGCCCCGCCTACCAAGACGACCCCGAACGCATCTACGGGTTCAGCTTCGCCGGCAAGGAAATCAAGTTCAAGGTTAACGGAAACAACCTTGAACTCATCAGCATAGACTAGCCCCGCGACGAAAAAAAACATTCCCAGAAAAGGCTCCCCCATCATTATCTGAAATAAATAGAGCCTTAACAGCCCTACATATTTTTAAAGCAAAGCGAGATATTCTTCAAGTCATCGAGAAGAGTAACTGTTGTCGTGAGAATAGAAGCGTCGGCCGGAGCCCTCCCCCGCAACGAAAAAAAAACATACAAAAGGAAAAGGTTCCCCCGCCAAAAAGCGAGGGAGCCTTTGCTTGCTTTACACAAAAATGTTTTGGCGTGCTAGCGGGCGATATCGATGCGCGCCGTAGAACGGGCAGAACCGGCCTGCACAGAAACCAGGTAGTTGCCCACCGGAAGCTTGGAAGCATCAAGGTTCACCGTATTCTCGCCGGCAGAGAACATCGCATCCATGCTCATCACCTGCTTGCCGAGAACCGAGTACACGCTCACGTTGACGCGGGAAGCACGGTCAAGGTTCACGGGAACGACAATCTCGTTCTGCGAGACAACCATCTTCCCGATGGTAACGCCCTTGGCCTGCACAGCCCTAATAGCTTCGGAGCCTTCAGACGACGATGTCGCATCGGCGCTGCTTTCAGGAGACTTTACCGAGGAACTGGAGCCATCCGCCGGACCCGCAGAACTGGAGCTATTCTCTGCGCCAGAAGATGCCGGAGCATCGCCGCTAGAGGAGGTCGGAGTTTCAGCGCTGGAAGACTCCGGTGTCGAAGTAGCGACCGGGTTAAGTTTGTCGCCCAGGACTTCCATCACCTTTTCCGCATAACGCTTGCCAAAGTCGCGGTAGCCCTGCGAAGAGAAATGGATGCGCATCATGTCCAGATCGTTGAGCCCTTCGGCAGACACGAGATAGAAATTCTTGGACTGGGACGGCAGTTTCCTGATGTTGTTGTTCGTGCCCTTGGAGCTGCCTTGATACGGGACTTCGCCCGCAAAGAACGGGATGTTCTCGTCGAGCCCGATATCCTTGACCAGGCGGTCATAAACCTTCTTGACCTTGCCCGGCCAATCGCTGTCGCCCTCGTCCGTTTCACCCTGGTGGAAAATGATTCCCTTGATGACGCCGTCTTCCTTGGCTTTCTTTGCCATATCAACCAGACGCTTGTACGGGTCACCACCATAGTCCTTGACAATATCCTTGAACCAGCCAGCCTGGTCATTCAAATAGCCCTGATCCATCGGGGAATCGAACGCCACAATGCTGCAACCCGCAATGGCCACGACAACGACACCGACTCTGATTTGCGGGTCAAGCTTTTCGACCAAGGTGCGTCCGAAGTAATCGGTGGGGCCAAGACCGCCATGCTTGTTGGCCAGCGGCGGAATCGCCTCGTTCCAAGTTCCCAGTTTTCTTCCGTTGAAGTTGTCGATTGTCGAGAGCATCTGGAAACGGGGATTGACCGTCTTGTCCTGGCTTTCGATAGTGCCCTGGCCTTCCATGTTGGACTGGCCAAACGCGAGATAGATGTGGAAATTAGGATCCGGGTCGGCATATACGGAAGCTGCCGCCATAAGCGCAAACCCGAACAGGGGGCCCAGCAGGTTCACTTTTTTCATTTTTTCCTCCTCAAAATGAGCATTATCTTCACAACGAAGACTTCATTCCGGCACCTAACTCCATTTCGACAATTAATATACCCCGAAAACGCCCAAATCTGAAGAAACGAGGCTTTTTTCCATTGTAAAGGATTGCAACACGACACAAAAAACCCGTCTCCGGATACGGAAACGGGTCCAATTTCAGCGAATAAGGATTAGCGTTTTTCTACGGAAATGACCTTGACTGCGGAACCTTGCCTGAGCAAGTAGCTTCCGGAACGCTGGAACTTGGCTGAGACAATCTCCTTGAGCGAAGCGCCAGAAGCCAGTTCGACCGTGCCGAGGAACTTGCCCTGCATGTCGAACACCTGGGCCTTGCCCGCCATGACAAAGGACTTCGCCATTGCCGGGAGCGCATTCGGTGCAGAACTGCTGGAACTGTTCGAAACAACCGCATCGGAGCTGCTACTTGCAGCGGAACTCGGCTGGTCACCCAAGCTGCTGGAACTCGAATGATGGTGATGTCCGCCCGAGCTGGAAGCCGAATGATGATGTCCACCCGAACTGCTGGAACTGGCTACAGATTCCGTTCCGCCAGAGCTGCTGGATGCCGGGCTGTCGCTCGAAGCCGGGGTTTCCGAACCGGCAACAGGCTTAATCTTGTCGCCCAGGACCTCGATCATCTTTTCAGCATAGCGCTTACCGAAGTCGCGGTATTCCGACGAGGTGAAATGTACATTCTGGCCGTCACCCAAGGCCTGGTTGAATCCTTCGGAAGACACCACATAGAAGTTCTTGGATTGCTGCGGGAGCTTCGCAATATTGTTGTTGGCTCCGCTGCTCACGCCGCTACGCAGGACCTCACCCGCGAGGAATGGGATGTCGCTACCGAGACCCAGGTCCTTGATGATGTTGTCGTAGACCTTCTTGACCGCAGAAGGCCAATTGCCGTCACCGGCGTCCGTTTCGCCCTGGTGGAAGATAATGCCCTTGATAACGCCGTCTTCTTGAGCCTTCTTGGCCATTTCAATCAAGCGTCCATAGGGGTTTCCGCCATAGGTGTTAATGCGCTGGATCATCCAACTCTGGCCCTGCTGCGAACTGACATAACTTTTATAGTTATCCTTGTCGAACAGCTTGATGCTGCAGCCGGCAACCGCGACAGAGATGATACCCACCTTGATCTTGGAATCGGCCTTTTCGACCATAGTGCGACCGAAGTAGTCGGCCGGACCTAGTTTCGCCCCCTGACAGTGTGCCAGCGGCGGCGTTGCCTTGATCCATTTCCCCTTGGATGCGCCCTGGTTGCACGATCCAGCGTCAGCCGACCAAAGCAGCTGGAAGCGTTCGTCAACGTTCTTATCTTCGTTGCCGATATCGCCCTGGCCTTCCATGTTGGACTGGCCGAAAGCGAGATAGATGTGGAAATTAGGGTCGGGGGCTGCAAATGTAGATGCTGTCATAAGGGCCACTCCGATTAATGATCCCATGATATTGATTTTTTTCATTTTTTCTCCAACAAGCGCACACCACCCCAACACGGAGCTGTTCAAGCATGCGCCTCCAACAGTATGAAATATACCCTAAAAAAAGGAAATCAAACCGAAATTCGTCATTTTTCCCATTGCAATTACGCAATAATATGCTGTTTTGCCTACCTTTTTTGCAGTTTTTTAACATAATCCAGGCCGTTATATTATTTATATTCCCTAAAAACGAGGATTTTCATGAAGAACATCATTTTAACAGCATCCGTTTTCTCCCTGGCTTTGGCCTTTTGTGGTTGTTCCAGCGACGAAGAAGAAGAATCCCTTTCCGACAAGTGCCGAAAGGGCGACGACTCCGCCTGCCTGGTAGGGACATGGAACATGTTAGCCATCCAGGACGCCGCCACCGACTACAACGTCATCGCCGATTTCACGACCGGGCCGGGTAGACTCGTCATCAATGAAGACGGAACCTTCACGTACACCTACGCCACCGCTGTAAGTTCCCTCATGTCATCCAGTTGCGGAGGATTGAACGATAGCGGCAAATGGACTTACGACAAGGCAACCAAGACCATCACCATCAAATTCACGGTGGGCGAGCAGTGCAACCCCAACCCGACAATTTCGTCGATAGTCAAGGTCAACGAAACCGACATGACTCTCAATGGTAAAGTTTTCCAGATAAACGAAGACTTCTTCGGTGCCACACAGCCTGTAGAATACTACAAGCGCGTAGCCATCCAATAAAAAAATCCGGTTTTATCCGGATTAAAAATCAAAAGAACCTTAAGCAAATAAGCGACGTACGACCTGCAGGAGCACCCTCAGGCCGTATGTAATTACGTTCAAATGTGATTTTTCATCGCCGTAATGCGTCGGGATGGGGAGTTCTGCCATCGGGAACCCGGAAGAATCGGCCTTGGAAATGATTTCCAGGTCGATATCAAAGCTACTGCTGAGTTTTTCCAGGTCAAGCGTTTTGAGAAAAGCCGTCGAGTACACCAAGAAACCGCTGTGCCTATCGGTCAGTTGCTGACGGAATGCAAGATTTTCAATGGCGGTGAGAATGGCTCCCCCGATGCGCTTGTGCAAGGGCATCCCCCCCTCTTCGGCCTCGCCCTCGATCGCCATGCGAGACCCCTGGATTAACGCCAGGTCATGGCATGCCATTGCTGCAAAAAATTCTCCAAGCCGGTCCCCAGGATATTGCCCATCGCCATGGAGACAAGCCACAAATTTGGCACCCGAAGCGATACCCTCGGCAATTCCCTTCTTGACCACGGCGCCGTAACCTTGGTTTTTCTCGAAACGGATATAGCGGAGGATATTCTTTTCGTGAGTCCGTTCCCGAAATTCTTCGAACACTTCCTTGGTCCTGTCGGTTGAGCCATCGTCAATCACGAGCACGCGGGAACGTTTCCAAACCGCCGGACGGATGCTTTCAAGAGTCCCTGCCAAACTTTTTTCTACGTTGTACGCAGGAATGAATATAAAGGAATCAATCGGCGGCATCAGAATAGTGTCCTATAAACCAGTTCAACGATTCCTCGAGGACCACGTCCAACGGGACTTGAGCGCGGAATCCGAGCAGGCGGGAGGATTTTTCAACAGAAGGGAGCCGACGCATGGAATCATCGTAGCCCCGGCCATAATAAGCCTCGCCGTCAACCACCTCCGGTACGGGGAGCGATTCTTCGGGAACACCCTTCAAGTGCGCATAGATCCGGCGCATGCGGGCGGCAAGGTCTGCAATGGAGACTTCGTTGTCGGGATTCCCCACATTGAAAATCTGCGAAAGCGCATTTTCCCTTGCAACAAACAAGGCGAACATGAAATCAATGGCATCGAACACAGAGGTGAACGTTCGCCGGGCTTTGCCCCCATTGACCAACTTCAGCGGTTCGCCTCGCACGAGCGCCGTAGAAAAACTTGCGAGCACCCTCGGGATGCCCTCACCGTCGACGCCGGG harbors:
- the putP gene encoding sodium/proline symporter PutP — encoded protein: MVLTVFILYLLMMLGIGFYFSKKANSLNAYYLGNRGMNKWVVAMSAQASDMSGWLLMGLPGAVFVSGFSEAWIGIGLVIGTYLNWKIVGRRLRKYSHFCGDSITLPDFFSNRFRDNKGIIRVIASIFILAFFLFYTVSGFVASAKLFGTIFGMNYTTGLIIGAVVVVSYTFMGGFFAVCWTDFIQATMMLIAVIAIPSIIMSGSGGFAATMDAVNAQNPYLMSLFTNATTGKSIGLIALISSLAWGLGYFGMPHILVRFMSIKNAEEIKDSRRIAMTWVTICLGAVVMIALLGRYYVEAHGITVTDPERIFMILCQTLCHPAVAAILMAAILAAIMSTADSQLLVSASAFSNDLYKHLFRKKASNKEVMWVSRGVVVLITVIAVIVAMQGAPGAEGAKQGKSFLDVVMSLVSFAWGGFGATFGPIMLLALFWKRTTLPGAIAGMLVGGITTFVWKFYLSGFSAEIFQIYELVPGFVLSFATIVIVSLCTKTPSKEIQDEFDQVERTRLSDIKL
- the tsaA gene encoding tRNA (N6-threonylcarbamoyladenosine(37)-N6)-methyltransferase TrmO, whose translation is MQEISFKIIAKIKSDFDTKFGVPRQSGLVPGLKSCIRFEPEFRNADALRGLEGFSHLWIAWIFSENIRETWSPTVRPPRLGGNKRLGVFATRSSFRPNPLALSCVKIEEIHLDGDEGPEIVVSGADLMDGTPIVDIKPYIPYTDARPEAIGGFTDSVFKNRLHVNAPAEILNKLEFEKRDALVAVLEQDPRPAYQDDPERIYGFSFAGKEIKFKVNGNNLELISID
- a CDS encoding lipocalin family protein, whose protein sequence is MKNIILTASVFSLALAFCGCSSDEEEESLSDKCRKGDDSACLVGTWNMLAIQDAATDYNVIADFTTGPGRLVINEDGTFTYTYATAVSSLMSSSCGGLNDSGKWTYDKATKTITIKFTVGEQCNPNPTISSIVKVNETDMTLNGKVFQINEDFFGATQPVEYYKRVAIQ
- a CDS encoding sialate O-acetylesterase: MKKVNLLGPLFGFALMAAASVYADPDPNFHIYLAFGQSNMEGQGTIESQDKTVNPRFQMLSTIDNFNGRKLGTWNEAIPPLANKHGGLGPTDYFGRTLVEKLDPQIRVGVVVVAIAGCSIVAFDSPMDQGYLNDQAGWFKDIVKDYGGDPYKRLVDMAKKAKEDGVIKGIIFHQGETDEGDSDWPGKVKKVYDRLVKDIGLDENIPFFAGEVPYQGSSKGTNNNIRKLPSQSKNFYLVSAEGLNDLDMMRIHFSSQGYRDFGKRYAEKVMEVLGDKLNPVATSTPESSSAETPTSSSGDAPASSGAENSSSSAGPADGSSSSVKSPESSADATSSSEGSEAIRAVQAKGVTIGKMVVSQNEIVVPVNLDRASRVNVSVYSVLGKQVMSMDAMFSAGENTVNLDASKLPVGNYLVSVQAGSARSTARIDIAR
- a CDS encoding sialate O-acetylesterase, with the translated sequence MKKINIMGSLIGVALMTASTFAAPDPNFHIYLAFGQSNMEGQGDIGNEDKNVDERFQLLWSADAGSCNQGASKGKWIKATPPLAHCQGAKLGPADYFGRTMVEKADSKIKVGIISVAVAGCSIKLFDKDNYKSYVSSQQGQSWMIQRINTYGGNPYGRLIEMAKKAQEDGVIKGIIFHQGETDAGDGNWPSAVKKVYDNIIKDLGLGSDIPFLAGEVLRSGVSSGANNNIAKLPQQSKNFYVVSSEGFNQALGDGQNVHFTSSEYRDFGKRYAEKMIEVLGDKIKPVAGSETPASSDSPASSSSGGTESVASSSSSGGHHHSASSSGGHHHHSSSSSLGDQPSSAASSSSDAVVSNSSSSSAPNALPAMAKSFVMAGKAQVFDMQGKFLGTVELASGASLKEIVSAKFQRSGSYLLRQGSAVKVISVEKR
- a CDS encoding glycosyltransferase family 2 protein; its protein translation is MPPIDSFIFIPAYNVEKSLAGTLESIRPAVWKRSRVLVIDDGSTDRTKEVFEEFRERTHEKNILRYIRFEKNQGYGAVVKKGIAEGIASGAKFVACLHGDGQYPGDRLGEFFAAMACHDLALIQGSRMAIEGEAEEGGMPLHKRIGGAILTAIENLAFRQQLTDRHSGFLVYSTAFLKTLDLEKLSSSFDIDLEIISKADSSGFPMAELPIPTHYGDEKSHLNVITYGLRVLLQVVRRLFA